Proteins from a genomic interval of Gadus morhua chromosome 19, gadMor3.0, whole genome shotgun sequence:
- the ssbp1 gene encoding single-stranded DNA-binding protein, mitochondrial, translating to MFRNASAQMFRQVVRHVSTDQSLILERSINRVQLLGRVGQDPVMRQVEGRNPVTIFSMATNEMWRSGEGEAGSQSSQQGDVSQKTTWHRVSIFKPGLRDIAYQYVKKGARILVEGKLDYGEYVDKNQVRRQATTIIADNIVFLSDNVRERQ from the exons ATGTTTAGAAACGCTTCGGCACAG ATGTTTAGGCAGGTGGTGCGGCACGTGAGCACAGACCAAAGTCTCATCCTGGAGAGAT CGATCAACCGCGTGCAGCTCCTAGGCCGCGTGGGTCAGGACCCCGTCATGAGGCAGGTGGAGGGCCGTAACCCGGTAACCATCTTCTCCATGGCAACCAATGAGATGTGGCGATCCGGGGAGGGAGAGGCGGGCTCACAGAGTTCACAGCAAG GCGATGTCAGCCAGAAGACCACCTGGCACCGGGTGTCCATATTCAAACCGGGCCTGAGGGACATTGCGTACCAGTACGTCAAGAAGGG AGCTCGCATTCTGGTGGAGGGGAAGTTGGACTACGGCGAGTATGTAGACAAGAATCAGGTCCGGCGCCAGGCCACCACCATCATCGCAG aCAACATTGTCTTTCTGAGTGACAACGTACGAGAACGACAATGA